A stretch of the Bradyrhizobium arachidis genome encodes the following:
- a CDS encoding heme-copper oxidase subunit III family protein: protein MAETALTNTGQGAGRLPGWPGIAADWASDQRAFKNVSWGKAMMWIFLLSDTFIFSCFLLSYMTARMSTTVPWPNPSEVFALNIAGQHIPLILIAIMTFVLISSSGTMAMAVNFGYRRDRVRTAALMVVTAAFGATFVGMQAFEWTKLIMEGVRPWGNPWGAPQFGASFFMITGFHGTHVTIGVIFLIAIARKVLRGDFDVERRGFFTSRKGYYEIVEIMGLYWHFVDLVWVFIFAFFYLW from the coding sequence ATGGCCGAAACTGCACTGACGAATACAGGACAAGGCGCTGGGCGGCTTCCGGGCTGGCCAGGCATAGCCGCCGACTGGGCGTCCGATCAGCGCGCCTTCAAGAACGTGTCCTGGGGCAAGGCCATGATGTGGATCTTCCTCCTCAGCGACACCTTCATCTTCAGTTGCTTCCTGCTCTCCTACATGACGGCGCGGATGTCGACGACCGTGCCGTGGCCCAATCCCAGCGAAGTCTTCGCCCTCAACATCGCCGGCCAGCACATTCCGCTGATCTTGATCGCCATCATGACCTTTGTCCTGATCAGCAGCAGCGGCACGATGGCGATGGCCGTCAATTTCGGCTACCGGCGCGATCGTGTCAGAACCGCAGCCTTGATGGTGGTCACGGCAGCCTTCGGCGCGACCTTCGTCGGAATGCAGGCCTTCGAATGGACCAAGCTGATCATGGAGGGCGTCCGGCCCTGGGGCAATCCGTGGGGTGCGCCGCAGTTTGGTGCGAGCTTCTTCATGATCACCGGCTTCCACGGCACCCACGTGACGATCGGTGTGATCTTCCTGATCGCCATTGCGCGGAAGGTCTTGCGCGGCGACTTCGACGTCGAGAGGCGCGGCTTCTTCACGAGCCGCAAGGGGTATTACGAGATCGTCGAGATCATGGGCCTGTACTGGCACTTCGTCGATCTCGTGTGGGTATTCATCTTTGCATTCTTCTATCTTTGGTGA
- the cimA gene encoding citramalate synthase produces the protein MSKERLYLFDTTLRDGAQTNGVDFTLTDKQVIASMLDDLGIDYVEGGYPGANPLDSEFFASKPKLDHARFTAFGMTRRAGRSVSNDPGVAALLEAKADAICFVAKSSAYQVRVALETTKEENLASIRDSVAAAKAAGREVMLDCEHFFDGYKEDPSFALACAKAAYDAGARWVVLCDTNGGTMPHEVETIVTDVLKQIPGDHVGIHAHNDTEQAVANSLAAVRAGVRQIQGTLNGLGERCGNANLCSLIPTLKLKKEFSDAFEIGVTAEKLAGLVKVSRTLDDMLNRAPNRHAAYVGESAFVTKTGIHASAVLKDPQTYEHVLPELVGNHRKVLVSDQAGRSNVIAELDRAGIAYEKSDPKLTRLVEELKEREAAGFAYESANASFDLLARRTLGKVPEYFKVEQFDVNVEQRYNALGERVTVALAVVKVDVAGERLISAAEGNGPVNALDVALRKDLGKYQKYIEGLKLIDYRVRILNGGTGAVTRVLIESEDENGDNWTTVGVSPNIIDASFQALMDSVIYKLVKSGAPA, from the coding sequence ATGAGCAAGGAGCGCCTCTATCTGTTCGACACCACGCTGCGCGACGGCGCGCAGACCAATGGCGTCGACTTCACGCTGACAGACAAGCAGGTGATCGCCTCGATGCTCGACGACCTCGGCATCGACTATGTCGAGGGCGGCTATCCCGGCGCCAATCCGCTCGACAGCGAATTCTTCGCAAGCAAGCCAAAGCTCGATCACGCGCGCTTCACCGCCTTCGGCATGACGCGACGGGCGGGACGCTCGGTGTCGAACGATCCCGGCGTCGCCGCGCTCTTGGAAGCCAAGGCCGATGCGATCTGCTTCGTGGCAAAATCCTCCGCCTATCAGGTGCGCGTCGCCCTCGAGACGACGAAAGAGGAAAACCTCGCCTCGATCCGCGACAGCGTCGCGGCGGCGAAGGCCGCGGGGCGCGAGGTGATGCTCGACTGCGAGCATTTTTTCGACGGCTACAAGGAAGATCCTTCCTTCGCGCTGGCCTGTGCGAAGGCTGCCTATGATGCCGGTGCGCGCTGGGTGGTGCTGTGCGACACCAATGGCGGCACCATGCCGCACGAGGTCGAGACCATCGTCACCGACGTGCTCAAGCAGATCCCGGGCGATCACGTCGGTATCCACGCCCATAACGACACCGAGCAGGCGGTGGCGAATTCGCTCGCCGCGGTGCGTGCCGGCGTGCGGCAGATCCAGGGCACGCTCAACGGCCTCGGCGAGCGCTGCGGCAACGCCAATCTCTGCTCGCTGATCCCGACGCTCAAGCTGAAGAAAGAGTTTTCCGACGCCTTCGAGATCGGCGTCACCGCGGAGAAGCTCGCAGGCCTCGTCAAGGTCTCGCGCACGCTCGATGACATGCTGAACCGCGCGCCGAACCGCCACGCGGCCTATGTCGGCGAAAGCGCCTTCGTCACCAAGACCGGCATTCACGCTTCCGCCGTGCTCAAGGATCCCCAGACCTATGAGCACGTCTTGCCGGAGCTCGTCGGCAATCATCGCAAGGTGCTGGTGTCAGACCAGGCAGGCCGCTCCAACGTGATCGCCGAGCTCGACCGCGCCGGCATCGCTTACGAGAAGAGCGATCCAAAACTGACGCGGCTGGTCGAGGAATTGAAAGAGCGCGAAGCCGCAGGCTTTGCCTATGAATCCGCCAACGCCTCGTTCGATCTCCTGGCGCGCCGCACGCTCGGAAAAGTGCCGGAATATTTCAAGGTCGAGCAGTTCGACGTCAATGTCGAGCAGCGCTACAACGCGCTCGGCGAGCGCGTCACTGTCGCGCTTGCGGTGGTCAAGGTCGACGTCGCCGGCGAGCGGCTGATCTCGGCGGCGGAAGGCAACGGCCCCGTCAACGCGCTCGACGTGGCCCTGCGCAAGGACCTCGGAAAATACCAGAAGTACATCGAGGGCCTGAAGCTGATCGACTACCGCGTGCGTATCCTCAATGGCGGCACCGGCGCGGTCACGCGCGTGTTGATCGAGAGCGAGGACGAGAACGGCGACAACTGGACGACGGTCGGGGTCTCGCCGAACATCATCGACGCCTCGTTCCAGGCGCTGATGGATTCGGTGATCTACAAGCTCGTGAAGTCGGGCGCGCCGGCGTAG
- a CDS encoding cytochrome c oxidase subunit II, which translates to MAVALILLLVAIGSVLFHLYSPWWWTPIATNWSYIDHTINITFWITGFVFVAVIAFMAYCVFRFHHKEGRQADYNPENKRLEWWLSVGTGIGVAAMLAPGLIVWHQFVTVPADATEIEVMGQQWQWSFRLPGKDGRLGTSDVRNISPENPLGLNREDPHGQDDVVIENGDLHLPIGKPVKVLLRSVDVLHDFYVPEFRAKMDMVPGMVTYFWIRPIRTGTFDVLCAELCGAAHYQMRAKVIVDEESDYHAWLEQQKTFAELSGRSAVVRATYKSGGK; encoded by the coding sequence ATGGCTGTCGCACTGATACTGCTTCTGGTCGCGATCGGCTCGGTGCTGTTCCACCTCTACAGCCCGTGGTGGTGGACGCCGATCGCCACGAACTGGAGCTACATTGATCACACGATCAACATCACCTTCTGGATCACCGGGTTCGTCTTCGTCGCGGTGATCGCGTTCATGGCCTATTGCGTCTTTCGCTTTCACCACAAGGAAGGACGACAGGCCGACTACAATCCCGAAAACAAGCGACTTGAATGGTGGCTCAGCGTCGGGACCGGGATCGGCGTCGCCGCCATGTTGGCGCCCGGCCTGATCGTCTGGCACCAGTTCGTGACGGTGCCGGCAGACGCGACCGAAATCGAGGTCATGGGCCAGCAATGGCAGTGGAGCTTCCGTTTGCCGGGGAAGGACGGCCGACTGGGCACGTCCGACGTGCGCAACATCAGTCCTGAAAATCCGTTGGGGCTCAATCGCGAGGATCCGCATGGCCAGGACGACGTCGTGATCGAGAACGGCGACCTGCATCTTCCGATCGGAAAGCCGGTCAAGGTCTTGCTCCGCTCGGTCGATGTCCTGCACGATTTCTATGTACCCGAGTTCCGGGCGAAGATGGATATGGTTCCGGGCATGGTCACTTATTTCTGGATCAGGCCGATCCGAACCGGGACCTTCGACGTTCTCTGCGCGGAGCTTTGTGGCGCAGCTCACTACCAGATGCGGGCCAAGGTGATCGTCGACGAGGAGAGCGACTATCACGCCTGGCTGGAGCAGCAGAAGACGTTTGCAGAATTGTCGGGCCGAAGCGCCGTTGTAAGGGCGACCTACAAATCCGGCGGCAAATAG
- a CDS encoding GNAT family N-acetyltransferase, producing MGQSLPKPAMRPFLPSDVPMLTAIFAAAIEELTGDDYSEAQQEAWIAVAEDEAEFGKRLAADLTLIATVQNSPVGFASLRGKDHIRMLYVHPSVAGQGVATMLVDALEKLAGGRGATSLTVDASDTAQGFFAKRGYVAQQRNSVTVNDEWLANTTMKKTLGASPASGASQ from the coding sequence ATGGGACAGAGTTTGCCAAAACCCGCGATGCGACCGTTCCTGCCGAGCGACGTGCCGATGCTCACTGCAATTTTCGCCGCGGCGATCGAGGAGCTGACCGGCGACGACTATAGCGAGGCGCAGCAGGAAGCCTGGATTGCGGTGGCCGAGGACGAGGCTGAATTCGGCAAACGGCTCGCCGCCGACCTGACGCTGATCGCAACGGTGCAGAATTCGCCGGTGGGCTTTGCCTCGCTGCGCGGCAAGGACCACATCCGCATGCTCTATGTGCACCCGAGCGTGGCCGGGCAGGGCGTCGCCACGATGCTGGTCGATGCGCTGGAGAAGCTCGCCGGCGGCCGCGGCGCGACCAGCCTCACGGTCGATGCCAGCGACACCGCCCAGGGTTTTTTCGCCAAGCGCGGCTACGTCGCCCAACAGCGCAACAGCGTCACCGTCAACGACGAATGGCTCGCCAATACCACCATGAAGAAGACGCTCGGTGCCTCGCCCGCGTCGGGAGCGTCGCAATGA
- a CDS encoding cytochrome C oxidase subunit IV family protein — MTNAAVHMEGQLHAPAHGAVATGAVHAKGQQHPIKLYLVVWGWLFVLSTCSYLVDYFGLHGYLRWSLILLFMILKAGLIVAVFMHMAWERLALAYAILLPPIAVMVFVAIMVLESEYTHFLRVLFFATPS, encoded by the coding sequence ATGACAAATGCTGCGGTACACATGGAAGGACAGCTCCACGCTCCGGCGCATGGCGCAGTCGCAACGGGAGCCGTTCACGCCAAGGGCCAACAGCACCCGATCAAGCTCTACCTCGTGGTCTGGGGCTGGTTGTTCGTCCTCAGCACGTGCTCCTACCTCGTCGACTATTTTGGCCTGCACGGCTATCTCAGGTGGTCGCTGATCCTGCTGTTCATGATCTTGAAGGCCGGCCTGATCGTCGCGGTCTTCATGCACATGGCGTGGGAGCGGCTGGCCCTGGCCTATGCCATTCTGCTGCCGCCGATCGCGGTGATGGTATTCGTCGCGATCATGGTGCTGGAATCCGAATACACGCACTTCCTGCGGGTGCTGTTCTTCGCAACCCCGTCGTAA
- a CDS encoding cbb3-type cytochrome c oxidase subunit I, with amino-acid sequence MVDIPYDRTIPPAEVPDVELYHPKSWLTHYVFSQDAKIIAIQYSLTASAIGLVALVLSWLMRLQLGFPGTFSFIDANQYLQFITMHGMIMVIYLLTALFLGGFGNYLIPLMVGARDMVFPYVNMLSYWVYLLAVLVLASTFFVPGGPTGAGWTLYPPQAILSGTPGQDWGIVLMLASLILFIIGFTMGGLNYVVTVLQARTRGMTLMRLPLTVWGIFTATIMALLAFPALFVGSVMLLLDRLLGTSFFMPALVEMGQQSKYGGGSPLLFQHLFWFFGHPEVYIVALPAFGIVSDLISTHARKNIFGYRMMVWAIVAIGALSFVVWAHHMYVSGMYPYFGYFFATTTLIIAIPTAIKVYNWVLTLWRGDIHLTVPMLFALGFIITFVNGGLTGLFLGNVVVDVPLSDTMFVVAHFHMVMGVAPIMVVLGAIYHWYPKVTGRMLNDVLGKFHFWVTFLGAYLIFFPMHYLGLLGVPRRYFELGDTAFIPSSAHSLNAFITVVALTVGFAQMVFLFNLVWSLFEGKPSGGNPWRATSLEWQTPETPPGHGNWGKELPIVYRWAYDYSVPGAAQDFIPQNQPPTTRTVQGAAS; translated from the coding sequence ATGGTCGATATTCCATATGACAGGACGATTCCGCCTGCCGAAGTGCCTGATGTCGAGCTCTATCATCCGAAGAGCTGGCTGACGCACTATGTATTTTCGCAGGACGCAAAAATCATCGCCATCCAGTACTCGCTGACGGCGTCGGCCATCGGGCTGGTGGCCCTTGTGCTGTCCTGGCTGATGCGGCTGCAACTGGGATTCCCCGGCACATTCTCCTTCATCGACGCCAATCAGTACCTGCAGTTCATCACCATGCACGGCATGATCATGGTGATCTACCTGCTCACCGCTTTGTTCCTCGGAGGCTTCGGCAACTACCTGATCCCGCTGATGGTCGGTGCGCGGGACATGGTCTTCCCCTACGTCAACATGCTGAGCTACTGGGTCTACCTGCTCGCAGTCCTGGTGCTGGCCTCGACATTCTTCGTGCCCGGCGGCCCCACCGGCGCCGGCTGGACGCTGTATCCGCCGCAGGCAATTCTCTCCGGCACGCCCGGACAGGATTGGGGCATCGTTCTGATGCTGGCCTCGCTGATCCTGTTCATCATCGGCTTCACCATGGGCGGGCTGAACTATGTGGTGACCGTGCTCCAGGCGCGCACCCGCGGCATGACGTTGATGCGCCTGCCTTTGACGGTGTGGGGCATCTTCACCGCCACCATCATGGCGCTGCTGGCCTTCCCTGCGCTGTTCGTCGGCTCGGTGATGTTGTTGCTTGACCGTCTGCTGGGTACCAGCTTCTTCATGCCCGCCCTCGTCGAGATGGGCCAGCAGAGCAAATATGGCGGTGGCAGCCCGCTCCTGTTCCAGCATCTGTTCTGGTTCTTCGGCCACCCCGAAGTCTATATCGTCGCCCTGCCTGCCTTCGGCATCGTCTCTGACCTCATCAGCACGCATGCGCGAAAGAACATTTTTGGCTATCGCATGATGGTCTGGGCCATCGTGGCGATCGGCGCGCTGAGCTTCGTCGTGTGGGCGCACCACATGTATGTGAGCGGCATGTATCCCTATTTCGGGTATTTCTTCGCCACCACGACGCTGATCATCGCCATCCCGACCGCCATCAAGGTCTACAACTGGGTGCTGACCCTGTGGCGTGGCGACATCCATCTCACGGTGCCGATGCTGTTCGCCCTCGGCTTCATCATCACCTTCGTGAACGGCGGTCTCACCGGCCTGTTCCTCGGCAACGTCGTCGTCGACGTGCCCCTGTCGGATACCATGTTCGTCGTCGCGCATTTCCACATGGTGATGGGCGTCGCGCCAATCATGGTCGTGCTGGGGGCGATCTATCATTGGTACCCGAAGGTCACTGGGCGAATGTTGAACGACGTGCTCGGGAAGTTTCACTTCTGGGTCACGTTCCTCGGCGCCTACCTGATCTTCTTCCCCATGCATTATCTCGGATTGCTCGGCGTTCCGCGCCGCTACTTCGAGCTCGGCGACACGGCGTTCATCCCGTCGTCGGCCCACTCGCTGAATGCCTTCATCACCGTGGTGGCCTTGACGGTGGGCTTTGCCCAGATGGTGTTCCTGTTCAATCTGGTCTGGAGCCTGTTCGAGGGCAAGCCCTCAGGTGGCAATCCGTGGCGGGCGACGTCGCTGGAGTGGCAGACGCCGGAGACGCCGCCAGGGCACGGCAATTGGGGCAAGGAGCTCCCGATCGTCTATCGCTGGGCCTATGACTACAGCGTGCCGGGTGCTGCGCAGGACTTCATTCCGCAGAACCAGCCGCCCACGACGCGGACCGTTCAGGGAGCTGCTTCGTGA
- a CDS encoding DUF2189 domain-containing protein, producing the protein MATLYSHDIIRRHVFGESASYPVRKIRLSDLTEALRLGWEDFQAMPSHALVVCVIYPVLGLVLFRMVLGYSVLPLLFPLAAGFALIGPFAAIGLYELSRRRERGEEVDAWDAIKVLRAPSFGAMLELGLLLLVLFGAWIGVANAIYVTIFGHAAAATIPDFATRVLTTPEGWSLIIVGCGVGFLFAVVALCISVVAFPLMLDRHATAIDAIRTSLRVVAANPVAMAGWGLIVAALLVIGSLPLFVGLAVVLPVLGHATWHLYRRVVEPNPNPPDELPPPPKGRRYAADFPANLFPWSREGEQ; encoded by the coding sequence ATGGCCACTCTGTACTCCCACGACATCATCAGACGGCACGTATTCGGCGAATCGGCCTCCTATCCCGTTCGCAAGATCCGCTTGTCCGACCTGACCGAGGCGCTGCGCCTGGGTTGGGAGGATTTCCAGGCGATGCCGAGTCACGCGCTCGTCGTGTGCGTGATTTATCCCGTTCTCGGTCTCGTCCTGTTCAGGATGGTTCTCGGCTATTCGGTTCTGCCGCTATTGTTTCCGCTGGCCGCCGGGTTTGCCTTGATCGGCCCTTTTGCCGCGATCGGTCTCTACGAACTCAGCCGTCGCCGCGAGCGCGGCGAGGAGGTCGATGCATGGGACGCGATCAAGGTCCTGCGTGCACCGTCGTTCGGCGCCATGCTTGAGCTCGGGCTGCTCCTGCTCGTCCTGTTCGGGGCCTGGATCGGTGTCGCGAACGCAATCTACGTCACGATCTTCGGTCACGCGGCGGCCGCAACCATTCCCGACTTCGCAACGCGCGTGCTGACGACACCGGAAGGCTGGTCGCTCATCATCGTCGGTTGTGGTGTCGGCTTCCTGTTTGCGGTTGTGGCCTTGTGCATCAGCGTCGTGGCATTTCCGTTGATGCTCGACCGGCATGCGACTGCGATCGATGCGATCCGCACGTCGCTCCGAGTGGTGGCGGCGAATCCGGTTGCGATGGCCGGCTGGGGCCTCATCGTGGCAGCGCTGCTCGTGATCGGCTCGCTACCACTTTTTGTCGGTCTCGCTGTCGTTCTGCCGGTGCTCGGCCATGCCACCTGGCACCTCTATCGGCGGGTGGTCGAGCCGAATCCGAATCCACCGGACGAGCTGCCACCGCCGCCGAAGGGAAGGCGCTACGCAGCGGACTTTCCGGCCAATCTTTTCCCCTGGAGCCGCGAGGGCGAGCAGTAA
- a CDS encoding DUF2865 domain-containing protein: MADMPEFLSLSRTRPMLACAVLLSTLALGTSAFAQAGPPGTPPPGAAAPAGNPMCARLEGQLAALDRGGSSDPAKDEQIRRYQDSATRQQAELDRVTVQAKRMGCESSGFFSLFSGQSAQCGPVNTQIQQMRANLDQITTNLERLRSGGPGGFSPERDNQRRSVLLALAQNNCGPQYANAAQSQGPGNFLTNLFGGGNNNANPAGAPLGDLGPPSGTYRTVCVRTCDGAYFPVSFATVAARFPDDEKACKALCPATEAALYAYRNPGEDMNAAVSVSGQPYTALPNAFKFRSAFDPSCSCKAAGQSWADALKSADDKAAVEQQGDIIVTEESAKKMQQRQLTKGAPANAKKGATVPPTATNAPATPPPADTAATPSENKPIRSVGPTFIPQQQK, encoded by the coding sequence ATGGCGGATATGCCGGAATTTTTGTCTCTCTCTCGTACTCGTCCCATGCTTGCTTGCGCCGTGCTGCTCAGCACGCTCGCGCTCGGCACGTCCGCCTTCGCGCAGGCCGGTCCTCCCGGAACGCCGCCGCCGGGCGCCGCCGCCCCGGCCGGCAATCCGATGTGCGCACGGCTCGAGGGCCAGCTCGCCGCGCTCGATCGCGGCGGCAGCAGCGATCCCGCCAAGGACGAGCAGATCCGCCGCTACCAGGATTCGGCGACCCGGCAGCAGGCTGAGCTCGACCGCGTCACCGTGCAGGCCAAGCGCATGGGCTGCGAAAGCTCAGGCTTCTTCTCGCTGTTCAGCGGCCAGTCGGCGCAATGCGGTCCGGTCAACACCCAGATCCAGCAGATGCGCGCCAATCTCGACCAGATCACCACCAATCTCGAGCGGCTGCGCTCCGGCGGCCCCGGCGGGTTCAGCCCCGAACGCGACAACCAGCGCCGCTCGGTGCTGCTGGCGCTCGCACAGAACAATTGCGGCCCGCAATATGCCAATGCCGCGCAGTCGCAAGGCCCCGGCAACTTCCTGACCAATCTGTTCGGCGGCGGCAACAACAACGCCAATCCCGCCGGTGCACCGCTCGGCGATCTCGGCCCGCCATCCGGCACCTATCGCACGGTGTGCGTGCGCACCTGCGACGGCGCCTATTTCCCGGTCTCATTCGCGACCGTGGCGGCCCGCTTCCCCGATGACGAGAAGGCCTGCAAGGCGCTGTGCCCGGCAACGGAAGCCGCCCTCTATGCCTATCGCAACCCCGGCGAGGACATGAACGCGGCGGTCTCGGTCAGCGGTCAGCCCTACACGGCGCTGCCCAACGCGTTCAAATTCCGCAGCGCGTTCGACCCGTCCTGCTCGTGCAAGGCGGCGGGCCAGAGCTGGGCGGACGCGCTCAAGTCGGCCGACGACAAGGCCGCCGTCGAGCAGCAGGGCGACATCATCGTCACCGAGGAGAGCGCGAAGAAGATGCAGCAGCGGCAGCTCACCAAGGGTGCGCCTGCCAACGCCAAGAAGGGTGCAACGGTGCCGCCGACCGCGACCAACGCACCGGCGACGCCTCCTCCGGCCGACACCGCGGCGACGCCGTCGGAAAACAAGCCGATCCGCTCGGTCGGCCCGACCTTCATTCCGCAGCAGCAGAAGTAG
- a CDS encoding VOC family protein yields MIDHISVGVSELERSARFYEATLATLGLIRLVTRPATVGFGKAYPEFWINLRAGMPRVPPESGVHICLRAKTTADVDAFHAAALAAGGASDGAPGIRPHDRVRYYAAFIVDPDGNRIEAVTFPAD; encoded by the coding sequence ATGATCGACCACATCTCCGTCGGGGTCAGCGAGCTCGAACGCTCCGCGCGCTTCTACGAGGCGACGCTTGCGACCCTCGGCCTCATCCGCCTCGTGACGCGGCCGGCGACGGTCGGCTTCGGCAAGGCCTATCCTGAATTCTGGATCAACCTGCGCGCCGGCATGCCGCGCGTTCCGCCCGAGAGCGGAGTGCACATCTGCCTGCGCGCGAAGACCACGGCTGACGTCGATGCGTTTCACGCGGCGGCGCTTGCTGCGGGCGGTGCGTCCGACGGTGCGCCGGGCATCCGCCCGCATGATCGCGTGCGTTACTATGCGGCCTTCATCGTCGATCCCGACGGCAACCGGATCGAGGCCGTTACGTTTCCGGCTGACTGA
- the cysS gene encoding cysteine--tRNA ligase: MELRLYDTLTREKRPFVPLDPKDVRMYVCGPTVYDFAHIGNARPVIVFDVLFRLLRHLYGEAHVKYVRNVTDVDDKINDRAARDYPGLPLNEAIRKVTEETGRQFHADVDALRALRPNVEPRATEHIAEMREIIEKLVAGGFAYVAEDHVLFSPQAMNAANSVLPRYGALSNRSLDEMIAGARVDVAPYKRDNTDFVLWKPSKPGEPSWPSPAGITAQGRPGWHIECSAMAWKHLGEHFDIHGGGIDLVFPHHENEVAQSCCAFHQPRMANYWMHNGFLQVESEKMSKSLGNFVTIRDLLADWPGEVLRLNMLKTHYRSPIDWTLKSLEESSKTLDDWYRVAAEVPAGKPAASVIEPLLDDLNTPQMIAALHGLRNDSGSGGGFSGSLRLLGFLSESVAEWEGRKRQASGVDAGEVERLIAERTAARARRDFGESDRIRDQLAAMGVAIKDSKAGTTWEFSR, encoded by the coding sequence ATGGAATTGCGCCTTTACGATACGCTGACGAGGGAAAAGCGGCCCTTTGTGCCGCTCGATCCGAAGGACGTCCGCATGTATGTCTGCGGACCGACGGTCTATGACTTCGCCCATATCGGCAATGCGCGGCCGGTGATCGTGTTCGACGTGCTGTTTCGGCTGCTCCGCCATCTCTATGGCGAGGCGCACGTCAAATATGTCCGCAACGTCACCGACGTCGACGACAAGATCAACGATCGCGCCGCGCGGGACTATCCCGGCCTGCCGCTGAACGAGGCGATCCGCAAGGTCACGGAGGAAACGGGCCGGCAGTTTCACGCCGACGTCGATGCGCTGCGCGCGTTGCGGCCGAACGTCGAACCGCGCGCGACCGAGCATATCGCCGAGATGCGTGAGATCATCGAAAAGCTCGTCGCCGGCGGCTTTGCCTATGTCGCCGAGGACCACGTGCTGTTCTCGCCGCAGGCGATGAATGCAGCCAACTCCGTGCTGCCGCGTTATGGCGCGCTCTCCAACCGCTCGCTGGACGAGATGATTGCCGGTGCCCGCGTCGACGTTGCGCCCTACAAGCGCGACAACACCGATTTCGTGCTGTGGAAGCCGTCAAAGCCGGGCGAGCCGTCGTGGCCGTCGCCGGCCGGCATCACCGCGCAAGGGCGCCCGGGCTGGCACATCGAGTGCTCGGCCATGGCCTGGAAGCATCTCGGCGAACATTTTGACATCCACGGCGGCGGCATCGATCTCGTGTTTCCGCATCATGAGAACGAGGTCGCGCAGAGCTGCTGCGCGTTCCATCAGCCGCGCATGGCCAACTACTGGATGCACAACGGCTTCCTCCAGGTCGAGAGCGAGAAGATGTCGAAGAGCCTCGGCAACTTCGTCACCATTCGCGACCTGCTGGCGGATTGGCCGGGCGAGGTGCTCCGCCTGAACATGCTGAAGACGCATTACCGCTCGCCGATCGACTGGACGCTGAAATCGCTCGAGGAGAGCTCGAAGACGCTCGACGACTGGTATCGCGTCGCAGCCGAGGTGCCGGCCGGTAAGCCGGCTGCGTCCGTGATCGAGCCGCTGCTCGACGATCTCAACACGCCGCAGATGATCGCGGCGCTGCATGGCTTGCGCAACGACTCCGGCTCGGGCGGCGGATTCTCGGGCTCGCTACGGCTGCTCGGCTTCCTCTCCGAGAGCGTTGCCGAATGGGAAGGGCGAAAGCGGCAGGCGAGCGGTGTCGATGCGGGCGAGGTCGAACGCCTGATCGCCGAGCGCACGGCGGCCCGCGCGCGCAGGGACTTCGGGGAGTCCGATCGCATCCGCGATCAGCTCGCCGCCATGGGCGTCGCGATCAAGGACTCCAAGGCCGGCACGACCTGGGAGTTTTCGCGATGA
- a CDS encoding cytochrome c oxidase subunit 3 has protein sequence MSAIILFLAVIAVIVGWWLSQQRLTAKPWLEEGPIGDFDGTGAMTWPAAKVGLGVFLAVAGSLFTLFISAYSMRMNVVDWRALPVPKVLWFNTGVLVLSSVALQWAYVAARRNDIDGVIVGLLAGGASAITFLAGQLLAWQQLGAAGYFVASNPANSFFYMITAVHGLHLTGGLVALGRTTARAWRNNAATAELRLGVELCAIYWHFLLLVWLVLLGLLTGWTDDFVDICRQLLR, from the coding sequence GTGAGCGCTATTATCCTTTTCCTGGCGGTGATCGCGGTCATTGTCGGATGGTGGCTTTCGCAGCAACGACTGACGGCCAAGCCCTGGCTGGAGGAAGGTCCGATCGGTGACTTCGACGGCACGGGCGCAATGACCTGGCCGGCAGCGAAGGTCGGGCTTGGCGTGTTTCTCGCCGTCGCCGGTTCGCTGTTCACGCTCTTCATCAGCGCCTATTCAATGCGCATGAACGTGGTGGACTGGCGGGCCCTGCCGGTACCGAAGGTGCTGTGGTTCAACACGGGCGTGCTGGTCTTGAGCAGCGTCGCGCTGCAATGGGCGTACGTCGCCGCGCGTCGGAACGACATCGACGGCGTCATCGTTGGCCTGCTCGCCGGCGGAGCGTCGGCAATCACGTTCCTCGCGGGCCAGCTCCTGGCATGGCAACAGCTGGGCGCCGCGGGCTATTTCGTGGCGTCCAATCCGGCCAATTCGTTCTTCTACATGATCACTGCGGTGCACGGGCTGCATCTGACCGGCGGCCTCGTGGCGCTCGGCAGAACCACGGCCCGGGCGTGGCGAAATAATGCTGCGACGGCCGAGCTGCGTCTGGGCGTCGAGCTTTGCGCCATCTACTGGCATTTCCTGCTGCTGGTCTGGCTGGTCCTGCTCGGCCTGCTGACGGGCTGGACGGACGATTTCGTCGACATCTGTCGCCAGTTGCTGCGCTAG